One window from the genome of Cardiocondyla obscurior isolate alpha-2009 linkage group LG04, Cobs3.1, whole genome shotgun sequence encodes:
- the LOC139102108 gene encoding uncharacterized protein: protein MVLFIDKVDKENVRPISLSSCFGKIYKRMINERLNWWAENLELYDKNQNGFRRGRSCLENLVKLSNSIRASRMKNQDTLACFLDVSSAYDNVQYGILINKLKELKCPNKVANAISTWMYYREVAFVVEEDKTFKKTVYKGLPQGAVLSPLLYNIYTRDISSSIPQDVKCVQFANDIAIWCRDSKLHKCIEHMESTMDLINVEINKLGLSLQPNKTNAIDFANYSYSTRQGLSIRCVDKLIPVNKEAKFLRVIFDSKLNFESQCRAVKEKVVRINSLFKFLNKISRGIELNTALLLYKSMIRSIIDYGAVVFVSNGNNKSRDIIEKAQYVGIRTALGYRNSTPTNVMLAEAKIESIKERALFLAKNFVFKTIAQGDKEFMNELRVGANREVLKNSTSPWRKRSILTEAVLYCEKYKDIINSFGKGPIFDMDFWYITLPLNIDLESGKNFDTTSSFNNILLKVKNKFSLQNNNYMCIYTDSSRITENPSTGCAFYIEDLQIGFNFSINKFCNIFTAEASAIAVALKWCILKNIDRDIVIFTDSLSVLLAIKNNRIEANKNLYILEIRERYFELMHKVNRLNKKVIFCWIPAHKGIFGNESADKLAKEATRELKVPFNDFRELSKTESLRNTNIEIRNQFNYKGKFYYENFYDNDTRFP, encoded by the coding sequence ATGGTTCTTTTCATAGACAAGGTGGATAAAGAGAATGTAAGGCCAATTTCCCTCTCATCTTGTTTTGGCAAGATTTACAAAAGAATGATTAATGAACGTTTAAATTGGTGGGCCGAGAATCTAGAATTGTATGACAAAAATCAGAACGGATTTAGAAGAGGAAGATCTTGTCTGGAAAACTTAGTAAAGTTATCTAACAGTATTAGAGCTTCCAGAATGAAAAATCAAGATACACTAGCATGTTTCCTAGATGTATCTAGCGCCTATGACAATGTTCAATATGGCAttctcataaataaattaaaagagctTAAATGCCCCAACAAAGTAGCCAATGCTATCAGCACATGGATGTATTATAGAGAAGTGGCTTTTGTTGTAGAAGAAGacaaaacatttaaaaagacTGTTTACAAGGGCCTACCACAGGGTGCTGTGCTCAGCCCATTACTTTACAATATATACACGAGAGATATCTCCAGTAGTATTCCCCAAGATGTAAAATGCGTTCAATTTGCGAACGACATTGCGATTTGGTGCAGAGATAGCAAATTACATAAATGTATAGAGCATATGGAGTCAACGATGGACCTAATAAACGTAGAGATCAATAAGTTGGGGTTGAGCTTGCAACCGAATAAAACAAACGCGATAGACTTCGCTAATTATTCATACTCAACTAGACAAGGTCTATCTATAAGATGCGTTGATAAACTTATTCCCGTTAATAAAGAAGCTAAATTTCTTAGAGTCATTTTCGACTCGAAGCTAAATTTTGAGAGTCAGTGTAGAGCAGTTAAAGAAAAGGTAGTTAGGATCAATAGCCtgtttaaatttctaaataaaatatctagaGGTATAGAGCTGAACACAGCATTACTCCTGTACAAATCTATGATAAGATCTATTATTGATTATGGTGCTGTGGTCTTCGTTTCCAACGGAAACAACAAATCTAGAGATATTATAGAAAAGGCACAATATGTAGGTATAAGAACTGCCCTAGGTTACAGAAATTCGACCCCTACAAATGTGATGCTAGCAGAAGCTAAAATCGAATCCATCAAAGAAAGAGCTTTATTCCTagcaaaaaattttgtattcaAAACTATAGCCCAAGGGGACAAGGAGTTTATGAATGAACTAAGAGTAGGGGCAAACCGTGAGGTGCTGAAAAATTCAACTTCACCCTGGAGAAAACGCTCTATACTTACGGAAGCAGTGTTATATTGTGAAAAATACAAGGACATTATTAATAGCTTTGGCAAAGGCCCTATTTTTGACATGGATTTTTGGTATATTACGTTACCTTTAAACATTGATTTAGAATcgggaaaaaattttgatacaaCTAGCTCCTTTAATAACATAttgttaaaagttaaaaataaattctctttacagaacaataattatatgtgtatatatactgATAGTTCGAGAATTACGGAGAACCCGTCCACGGGCTGTGCTTTTTATATTGAGGATTTACAAATTGGCTTTAATTTtagcattaataaattttgtaatatatttacagcAGAAGCTAGCGCTATAGCTGTGGCTCTAAAGTGGTGCATTCTTAAGAATATTGACAGAGACATTGTTATATTTACAGATTCGTTAAGTGTATTActagcaattaaaaataacagaattGAGGCAAATAAGAACTTGTACATTCTCGAAATCAGAGAAAGGTACTTCGAGCTAATGCATAAGGTAAACAGGCTAAataagaaagttattttttgtTGGATCCCTGCTCATAAAGGAATCTTCGGTAATGAGTCAGCGGATAAATTAGCTAAGGAAGCTACGAGAGAACTCAAGGTGCCTTTCAATGATTTTAGAGAATTATCTAAGACAGAATCCTTACGGAACACTAATATAGAAATcagaaatcaatttaattataaggGTAAATTCTATTATGAAAATTTCTATGATAATGATACAAGATTCCCGTGA